One Oenanthe melanoleuca isolate GR-GAL-2019-014 chromosome 3, OMel1.0, whole genome shotgun sequence DNA segment encodes these proteins:
- the FBLN7 gene encoding fibulin-7 isoform X1 has product MRGETQSEGAQGTSDAAELPHQPPPAGSRLAPGRSGGAGRSPSLSPSLSPSLFPQSCLSRQQLLAAIRQMQQLLKGQETRFSEGLRAVRSRLSTIHASLARAAPQLAAPSCPALQAPADGRKFGTKYLVDHEVHFACDPGFQLLGSSTRTCQANGSWTGQEPRCAEISECSSSPCQNGGTCLEGLDHFKCLCPPQWTGTSCQYRAQTAPPAWSVTDDPAFSRQPRCAQIAQTQQCSCDPGFHMSGTAPDGICQDLNECEVYQQEGGPRLCAHACVNIPGSFRCSCPAGYVLLGDGKSCEDIDECSLSQDNCTSGSTCINTGGSFQCVTPQCPPASGNVSYVKTSPFQCERNPCPMESRWCHQAPKTISFHYLPLPSRLRAPAPLFRMGTAAAAAAGRAGPDSLRFGIAGGSERGHFVVQRSGRHSGELLLVRSLAGPRTVRLDVDMAEYVDRVFQAKHLSKITLFVSPYEF; this is encoded by the exons ATGCGCGGGGAAACACAAAGCGAGGGCGCTCAGGGAACATCGGATGCTGCGGAGCTCCCGCACCAGCCTCCTCCCGCGGGCAGCAGGTTGGCTCCTGGGAGGAGCGGCGGCGCAGGGaggtccccatccctgtccccatccctgtccccatccctgttcccgcagagctgcctcagcaggcagcagctcctggctgccatCCGGcagatgcagcagctgctgaaggggCAGGAGACGCGCTTCTCGGAGGGGCTGCGCGCCGTGAGGAGCCGCCTCAGCACCATCCACGCCTCCCTGGCCAGGGCCGCCCCGCAGCTGGCCGCCC cctcctgtcctgccctccAAGCCCCTGCGGATGGGAGGAAGTTCGGCACCAAGTATTTGGTGGATCACGAGGTTCACTTCGCCTGCGATCCCGgattccagctgctgggctccagcacacGGACGTGCCAGGCCAACGGCAGCTGGACAGGGCAGGAGCCCCGCTGTGCAG AGATCAGCGAGTGCTcgagcagcccctgccagaaCGGCGGGACGTGCCTGGAGGGGCTCGACCACTTCAAATGCCTCTGCCCCCCGCAGTGGACCGGGACCAGCTGCCAGTACCGGGCTCAGACCG CTCCTCCCGCCTGGAGCGTGACGGATGACCCGGCCTTCAGCCGGCAGCCCCGCTGCGCCCAGATCGCCCAgacccagcagtgcagctgcgATCCCGGCTTCCACATGAGCGGCACGGCTCCCGACGGGATCTGCCAGG ACCTCAACGAGTGCGAGGTGTACCAGCAGGAAGGGGGACCCCGGCTCTGCGCCCACGCCTGTGTCAACATTCCCGGCTCCTTCCGCTGCTCCTGCCCCGCCGGGTACGTGCTGCTGGGCGACGGCAAGAGCTGCGAAG ATATTGACGAGTGTTCCCTATCCCAGGATAACTGCACGAGCGGGAGCACCTGCATCAACACCGGGGGGAGCTTCCAGTGCGTcaccccccagtgccccccgGCCTCCGGCAACGTGTCCTATGTCAAAACCTCCCCTTT ccAGTGCGAGCGCAACCCGTGCCCCATGGAGAGCCGCTGGTGCCACCAGGCGCCCAAAACCATCTCGTTCCACTACCTGCCGCTGCCCTCCAGGCTGCGAGCCCCGGCGCCGCTGTTCCGCATGGggacggcggcggcggcggccgcgggtCGGGCGGGACCCGACAGCCTGAGGTTCGGCATCGCCGGCGGCAGCGAGCGCGGCCACTTCGTGGTGCAGCGCTCGGGCCGGCACAgcggggagctgctgctggtgcgCAGCCTGGCGGGGCCCCGCACCGTCCGCCTGGACGTGGACATGGCCGAGTACGTGGACCGCGTGTTCCAGGCCAAGCACCTCTCCAAAATCACCCTCTTCGTCTCGCCCTATGAGTTTTAG
- the FBLN7 gene encoding fibulin-7 isoform X2, with translation MAGPRGARGRLPPPLLLLLPLLLPLPAAPAAQSCLSRQQLLAAIRQMQQLLKGQETRFSEGLRAVRSRLSTIHASLARAAPQLAAPSCPALQAPADGRKFGTKYLVDHEVHFACDPGFQLLGSSTRTCQANGSWTGQEPRCAEISECSSSPCQNGGTCLEGLDHFKCLCPPQWTGTSCQYRAQTAPPAWSVTDDPAFSRQPRCAQIAQTQQCSCDPGFHMSGTAPDGICQDLNECEVYQQEGGPRLCAHACVNIPGSFRCSCPAGYVLLGDGKSCEDIDECSLSQDNCTSGSTCINTGGSFQCVTPQCPPASGNVSYVKTSPFQCERNPCPMESRWCHQAPKTISFHYLPLPSRLRAPAPLFRMGTAAAAAAGRAGPDSLRFGIAGGSERGHFVVQRSGRHSGELLLVRSLAGPRTVRLDVDMAEYVDRVFQAKHLSKITLFVSPYEF, from the exons AtggcggggccgcggggggcgcggggccgcctcccgccgccgctgctgctgctgctgccgctgctgctgccgctccCGGCCGCGCCGGCCGCCCAG agctgcctcagcaggcagcagctcctggctgccatCCGGcagatgcagcagctgctgaaggggCAGGAGACGCGCTTCTCGGAGGGGCTGCGCGCCGTGAGGAGCCGCCTCAGCACCATCCACGCCTCCCTGGCCAGGGCCGCCCCGCAGCTGGCCGCCC cctcctgtcctgccctccAAGCCCCTGCGGATGGGAGGAAGTTCGGCACCAAGTATTTGGTGGATCACGAGGTTCACTTCGCCTGCGATCCCGgattccagctgctgggctccagcacacGGACGTGCCAGGCCAACGGCAGCTGGACAGGGCAGGAGCCCCGCTGTGCAG AGATCAGCGAGTGCTcgagcagcccctgccagaaCGGCGGGACGTGCCTGGAGGGGCTCGACCACTTCAAATGCCTCTGCCCCCCGCAGTGGACCGGGACCAGCTGCCAGTACCGGGCTCAGACCG CTCCTCCCGCCTGGAGCGTGACGGATGACCCGGCCTTCAGCCGGCAGCCCCGCTGCGCCCAGATCGCCCAgacccagcagtgcagctgcgATCCCGGCTTCCACATGAGCGGCACGGCTCCCGACGGGATCTGCCAGG ACCTCAACGAGTGCGAGGTGTACCAGCAGGAAGGGGGACCCCGGCTCTGCGCCCACGCCTGTGTCAACATTCCCGGCTCCTTCCGCTGCTCCTGCCCCGCCGGGTACGTGCTGCTGGGCGACGGCAAGAGCTGCGAAG ATATTGACGAGTGTTCCCTATCCCAGGATAACTGCACGAGCGGGAGCACCTGCATCAACACCGGGGGGAGCTTCCAGTGCGTcaccccccagtgccccccgGCCTCCGGCAACGTGTCCTATGTCAAAACCTCCCCTTT ccAGTGCGAGCGCAACCCGTGCCCCATGGAGAGCCGCTGGTGCCACCAGGCGCCCAAAACCATCTCGTTCCACTACCTGCCGCTGCCCTCCAGGCTGCGAGCCCCGGCGCCGCTGTTCCGCATGGggacggcggcggcggcggccgcgggtCGGGCGGGACCCGACAGCCTGAGGTTCGGCATCGCCGGCGGCAGCGAGCGCGGCCACTTCGTGGTGCAGCGCTCGGGCCGGCACAgcggggagctgctgctggtgcgCAGCCTGGCGGGGCCCCGCACCGTCCGCCTGGACGTGGACATGGCCGAGTACGTGGACCGCGTGTTCCAGGCCAAGCACCTCTCCAAAATCACCCTCTTCGTCTCGCCCTATGAGTTTTAG